The segment GCTGACAACGGTATTTCCAATTTCCCCACGTCCAGTCTGATGATTGGCGCAGCAAGGATTGATGATATTGCCGATGACCCCACAAAATACTTCAAGGGAACTGTTGACGAGGTTAGGGGCTCAAACATTGCAAGGGCGCCTTTAGACCTCCTGTCAAGGGGAATCGAGCCGCTTTCATACTTTTCAGGCATCGAGCAGAACTTCACCGGACAGTCGATTGCCTACAATGATTACGCCGCGGGATTTAAGGGGTACCTTTTGATGAAGGTCCAGATGCTAAATGGCACTGCTTGGCAGGATATTCCTTCAGGAAATCCGGTTATCAATGACACCCTTCCAAGGGAAATTTCAAGCTACGGCAACCTGTCCCTTGCGCCCATATGGAATGGCCCCGGGGAAGGGAGCGGCTGGAATACCTCAAAGGAGACTCCTGGAATCTACAGGGTTTATGTGCAGATTTCAAGCCCTGATGGGACAATCCTGGAGAATGATGATGGTAATTACCTAAATGCCACTTATGAGTTTAATATCACAAAGCCACCGTCAATAATACAGCTCAATACTATCCGGGTCTACGATGTTACGGATGCCTCTGACAAGAAGGTGGATGCAACAAACCTCACAAGTTCCGGGCTTAACACGACATTCAACCTGCTTACCGGAAAGACCTACCGGGTCGAGATTGACTTGTGGAATAATGACACCAGCCAGTCTTCCTGGCAGATAGATTCTACAGACCTGTTTTACCATGAGGGCTTGAACTCGACCTGGAACCTGAGCCCTTCGGATAACATCTGGTATTCAAACGGCTCAAGCAATTTTACCGGAGGAAACTGGACCGGCGGAAAAGTTGTATGGAATACGACGCTTGGCGGAATTCTGTATGTCAACCGGAACCTGACTCTGTATTATGTCTTTGAGATAAACTCGTCAGAATCCGCGGATTACGGCGTGCACCTGCAGATTAATGACACTCAGTTCAACCTGTTAGATTATTCAGTTGTCAAGGTAGTTTTCTCGGAAAGCATGCCTCCGCAGCTTTATAATAATGTTTACGATGTCACAAGGGACGTTGTTCATAGAGGAGAGTCATTTACCGTATATGGGCGCTGGGTGGAGGAAATCGCCCAGGCAATAGCGGAGTATAACACCACAGCATATGCATTCCAGAACTCCACATTGGCTCTTCCTTCGCCGAATTCCGAAAACTGGACAAACTATACCCTTAGCACAAACTCGACCTGGAAGATTGGGCCCCACCTCGTGAAGCTTTATGTCTCGGACATGAGCGGAAACTGGAACAACACCTTAGACTACCTGCCTTTTGAAGTCTGGGGCTGGGCGTCTGTCAATCAGTGGAACCTCAGCAACAGCACGATAACAAATGGGAGTGTGTCCGTGATTAACTGCAGGGTTACTTCAGATAATGCAACGGCAATCCCTGGATATACGGTTTCATTTTACAACTCGACAGGACTTATTGGGACAAACACCACCAACTCTACTGGATGGGCTTCCGGGTATTATATCGATTATTCCCTTGGCTACGAGAACCTGACGTGCAACATAACCCATGACGAGGATTTATATTACAATGCAACCTCAAACAGTTCAAGGTCTTCTGCCCTCAGGACAGTTGAACTTACCCCCCCATGGCACGAAGACCCTGATTCAAATGCGACAAAAGTTTACCGTGGTGAAAATATAACTTTCTCAGTTGACTGGCACGACAATTACCTGCTGGACTATGCCTGGCTCGAGTCAAATGAGTCTGGAGTACTCAAAAACAGCTCAATAGCTCCGTCAGTGTTTTTGGGCGCTTCAAGCGCAACTGCATCCTTTGATTCGCTTATCCCGAATAATTCCCGCCTTGGTCCGATGGCCTGGAGAGTTTACGCAAATGACTCGAGCAGCAACCTGAATCTCACAAGCCCGTTCAATTATACTGAAGTGTGGGGCTATGCGATAATAAATGAAACCTCGCTTCTTCCAAACCCAATATATGAGGAGGAGAACACTATCATGGGTTGTAGGGTGGTTGATTACCATAACGGCACAGGCATTTCCGGCTACCAGGTTTCCTTCTACAGCAATGAGACTGGCTACCTTGGAAGCAACGATACAAACTCCACCGGGTGGGCGTCCTGGACATACAACGACACGACCCTTGGCTGGGAGATTATAAGCTGCAATATCACAAGCTTGGCCTCGGCTTATTATGACGCCCACTCTCCATATAATGCATCGATTGCTCTCTATGCAGCAAGTGTTGGCGAAGACACGACGCCTCCAAGCGCACCCACATACGGGGCCAATGATACGTCTGTCTGGAAGGGAGAATCCCTGAAAGTTTACGCCGAGTGGACAGAGGATGTGGGCGGCGCAAACGTTACCTACAACACAACAACAAGCGCCCTTCAGGTGTTTACTCCGGATACAATCTCTGGAAAATGGACAAACCATACGATAGCCACTAATTCCGGATGGAGCGTTGGGCTTCATGCTGTGAAGATAAATGCCTCAGATACCTGGGGCAACTGGAACAATACGCTCTCCTACCTGAACTTTGAGGTCTGGGGAAGGAGCAAGGTTGAGTGGTATTCCCCAACAACAGATGCCCCGAGGGGGATAATTTCTTTGAGATGCAGGGTTTATGACAAGGACAACTCAAGCGGAATATCGGGCTACCCGGTTTACTTTTATAACTCTACCTGGGAATATATGGGAACCGCTGCGACAAATGCTTCCGGGGTCGCTACGCACAACTGGAACTCGGGAAATGAGTCTCCTGGAGAAATAACCTTTAACTGCATTATTTCGAGCAGCGGCTATTATAATGTAAGCGCTGGGGATGACGAAACTTCAGGAATATTCAATCTCACCGGAAAGCTTAATGTTACAATAGACTCTCCTGCCGCACTTTCGGCTTTTCATATTGGAGACACGGTAACGCTGAATTCGACGACGCGCGACGAGTATTTCCAGGCCGTCACCCCGGTTTCTGCTACCTGGAACAATTCCACCTCGGTTATTGCCTCCGGTGAGGATACTTCCTGGGCTATTCCGATAGGGCATGCGCTGGGGCCGCAGCAGATTAGGGTCAATGTGTCTAAAGAGCACTACTTGGACAACTCTTCAAATACTTCGATAATTTTTTGGGGATGGTCGAACGCTACCTGGACTTCTCCCGACGGAGGAAATGCAAACCTTGGCTCGGTTGTGCCCCTTGTCTGCAGGGCGATTGACGCAAATTCGTCCTCCCCAATAGCGAGCTACCCGGCGTCATTTTACTACAAAAATGACACTGAAGGCACATATCACTTTATTGGGATTAATCTGACAAACACTTCCGGGCACTCTGCATACTACTGGGCGACCACAGGCCTTTCAAGCACAAACTATTCCGTTAAGTGCAATATTACCCACAATGCGACACTCTACTGTAACTCAAGCCCTTCAAATTACGCAAATACAACTATTGAGCTTGTGGAGAGCGGCGGCTCGCTTGAAGTCTATCTTATGCTTCCCCCCACTATTCCTGGCGGGGGCGATGCAGAGCTTGAAAGCGGCTACAAGGTAGGGAGAAACAGAACCTTTGTGCTTAAGGCAAATGTTACCTGCAGTGGCGGCTCCTGCGGGGCAGTGCAGGGCACCGTCCGCTATAACGGCTCTTCGGAGAATCCGGACACAGCACTAAGCACTGGGAGCGCCGTGCCGTTTTATGTAGTGAATTCTTCCTCTGGAAGCGCGCAAAACCCGCTTTCCTGTGGAAATCTTGATGAGGGTGAGTCCTGCACATTAAATTGGACAATTAATGCAACCGGTGGCCTGAATGGCTTGTGGTCGCTTGATGCCCTGTTCGACGGGGCGTCTACAACAAGCAATAATACCGATGATGCAACAATCGATATTTCCATAGTCCTGATTATGGCACTTTCATCGCACCAGCTTAATGCAACCGTCCTTCCAGACACAGTAGTTTCCAAGATACCTCTTGAAACCTGCCCTATTTATGTCTCCCTTAACACCAACTCGAACGACGCAGAAGGGCTTTATATAAGAGGGACTAACCTCAGCGGGCCTGCGGGCTACAATATATCTGTGGGCAACTTAAGCTACCATACTGCAAACCTGCCGGGCTTTTCCACGCCTTTGGCCGAATCCTACAAGACCTTGCTTTCAACAGCGCCTTCAGGAACCAACCAGTCAACTTACTACTGGGTGAACACCCCTCAAGGAGTTACCGTAGGGAATTATTATGGCTACATCTATATTATGGCAAATGCCACGAGCTAGCATGGTACCAAAAGATAGCCCTTTGGTTTTTATTGCAGTCATGTTTTGCCTATTTTTAAGCCCTGCCCTCTCAGACAGCACTCTTGGAGGCACGATGGATATTTCAAGCATTCAGGTTTCCCCCGGAGGGGTTGGAAAGTTCGAAATCTATCTTTTTTCGCTGGATGATTCAGAGCTTGACCTCAGTGTGTCTGCTGGCTCTGTGAGTGACCTTCAGGTAGAAGTTGCTCCAAAAACCCTGCAGATTTCAGGTGGAGAGACATATTCTCCTGACCCTGCCTACCGGTGGGTTATTTTGGGAGACAAATACGTACGTATTTATCCGGTTTACGTTTACGTAAGGGTTCCGCAGAAGATAACAAAGAACCATTATGTCATTCCTGTGACCGTTTCCGGAAGCACTTCCCTGGAAACCTCCTCAGAGGGAGGAGTGGTGCAAAAGGTTGTCCAGGTACTGCAATATAACCTGGCCGTAACTGTCCCGGGGGAAACCTACCCTACAGATGAGCCAACTATTGAGGAAGAATTTGGCTTTGGGGAAATAGATATTCCCGCTTATACTCTCCCAAGTCTTAGCTCTATTGGCAGCGCAGTTTCCCAGATACTGTCAGGCGGCTCTCCTTCAAGTTCCTATGAAGAAAATGAAGATGGAGATGAAGGTCAACCCTCTTCTTCTGAGGACACAGCTAACCCAAAAAGCGTGCCTTCTGGGTATATCGTGATGGAGGAGCAGGATAATGACTCTTTAGTGACTTTTGGGCTTGCAGCACTCATACTGGTGCTCCTGGCGACAATATTCTTTTTGTTAAAGAAATGAGTGGTAAATAGTTATGGTCGACGCCCGGATTATGCTTTTTATGCTGGTTTTGGCATTGCCTCTTGCAATTGGCGCAGATATCCAGTCATGGGTCGACCCTCCGTACGGCACGCCGGGGAATTATGTCTATATTTATGCAAACCTGAGCGGCGTAAATATCACGGCGGTAGAGCTTAACATCACCAGCCCGTTAAATGCAAGCGAGTCCGGGCTGATGGACACTTCAGATAACTTCACCTACCGATATCTCAAAAGCTTTCCGGACAACCAGTCTCTTGTTGGGAGGTATGGCTATTTTTTGAGCTTTATTGAGGACGGAAACTCGACCCTTTCGGAAAATTACACCTTTTTTGTCCTGCGGCCTAATGTTACGGTCTGGGCAGACCCATTTTTTGCTGAGCTTGGGGGAAACCTACCCATATATGCAAACCTATCAGGGCTTAACATTTCAGGAGTCTACCTGAACATAACTTTGCCTTTTAACGAAAGCGAAATTTATCCAATGGCCAGTCTTTCTAACGGCACCTATTTTTACAATTATTCTGTTCCCGATAATGAATCTTACCTTGGGACCTGCCCTTATGTGGTTTGGTTTTTGGAGCAAAACTACCCCTTTTTTTCGGATACGGCTTATGTATACGCACTTAAGCCGCAGGAGCACGTAATCATCGTCAACATAAATGTGGTTCCAAGCTGCATGGTTAACATTGTCCGTTACGTGCCTTTTGATGTGCAAAAAGAATACTCCCAGAACATGACGCTTCCAGTTCTGGTTTATTTTGAAAACACTGGAAATGTTCCGGTCAGCGAGAAGTGGTTTACTCTGAAAATAGAGGATTCCCTTGGCTCGTACATATGGAATGTTTCGGGCGGGGGCTTTCCCGACAGGAATATCACCAGTGGCGACAATGCGTTTTACTGGAATATTTGGAGTATTGGAAAGACCCCTTTGGGGAATTATACCGCCATAGCCCTGGTGACCTACTTTAGCAAACTAAGCGGCCAGGAACTAAATTTAAGTGTAGCCATACTCAATTCAACCACCAACTGCACCGTAAATGGCACGGACATGGACTGTGCGACTGGAAGAAGCATATCTGGAGTTTCTTATACTGATGCCGAGTATTATATAAACACAAGCACTCTCTCAAACTCTACTGTTCCCGCGATGAAGAATGGCACCATCGGGTATGAGGGCATTGGGCAGATAAATGGCACAAACTACCGGGCTTTTTCCTATATACTTGAAACCTGTGACAATTATTGCTACTCCTGCCTTTCAACTGACCTTTCTTCTGAAGTTGTTTCCCTTACTGATGCGGACTGCACTTTTGAGGACTACAGCCCCCCAAACTACGATTTTTTTGCCGAAGATATTTCCGAAAACGGAACATGTGTGGTTTTTGGAACGAGAATCCAGGTAGGGAGGTACATAAATATCACCTATAACTGCACTATTCTCGATGATAACCTTACTGCTTTCTGCCTGGAAACAGTAGAGTGCAGCGGAACAGTTGAGCGGCGTGAGAATTTTAGCATTGTAAATATTACCATGGATAAGCCCGCGCCTCAGCCAGAGCCTATTCCATCCCCTGAACCCGAGCCCGAACCAGAGCCGGAACCAGAGCCGGAACCAGAGCCCGAGCCGGAGATGGCAAAGCTTGCAATTGACATAAAGCCGCTTAACAGCTCCATAACCGGAGAGCAGGGCGCCTGGATTCCTGCAATATTTAATGTTACTAACATCGGAAATGTCAATGCTACAAATATAACCCTTATCCCAATAATCCCCGAAGACTGGGAGTCGAAGGATGCGCTGGTTTCCTTTCTTGAAGTAGGCGCGACTGTCAACAGGACAGTTTTTGTCAGGCCCCCATATACTGCTCTGGGACAGTATGTAGTTCCTGTAAAGGCAGTGGGCGAGAATGTGACGCTGGATATTGATTATTTTTGGGTCACAGTAATAGAAGGCCCAAACCGGACGCGGCTTGAGATCATAGAAATCCCTCGTGAGATAGGGCTGTATGTGGATTCGGAAAATGTTCTTCCGATATTGGTTGAAAACACGGGTCGGCTTTCTCTAACCGACATAAAAGTGCGAATCGAGAATGCAGAAGCGTGCATCGAAAGCTATAATTATACGGCTATAGATGTCCTTAACTCTTCGGATACTGGCTCGATAGCGATTATGCTTAAGACGAAGAAAACTCCTGCAGAGTGCAATACGACGGTTATTGTCTGGAGTAGGGAAGGGGCCTATGCATTTGCGCCTCTAAATATATTCACCAGCCCGCGGCTGATGGCGCCACCAGTACCCTGGCTTGCTCTCATAGCATTTTTGCTGATTTTCCTTGAAATGGCGCTTGTCCACCACAAAAAGAGAAAGATGGAGCGTGGCGAAGACGCGAGATTTACGGACGTGCTGATTATTCTGGTCTTTTTTGCATTAGTGCTCAATTTTATCCTCATAACTATTGAATTTACGGGGCTTCCGATAGTAAGGATGTAGCTACTCTGTTTAGCTCTAAAAGGCAAAATCCTCCAAGAAAGAGCCCGAGTATTATGGATAGGGATTCAAGCCCGAAAAAGGACAAAATTGTCGAGAGGTCGCTTCCAGAAAACATTGCCAGAGTCGGGTTGAGGAGTAATCCCACTCCGGAAATCCTCGACACGGGCGATTCTTTTTTCCTCCCTACCAGGAGCAGAAAAATCCCTGCTAAAATGCTCGTAAATATGCCAATGCCTACAAAAATTATCGTTTCTGCCATTCCCGCTGATGAAAGCATCCTTATTGTGCCGTAGGTATTTGGGTATATCTCAAGGTCCGTAATATAGGGCGTGCCTGAAAATTCAAGCGCCAGAATGTGGGCCGATTCATGAATCACAGGGGATATAACCAGGCATGTCGCCAGGAGGCATACCATAAGCAAAGGCAATCTTCTCATAACACTATTTATAAGAAGTAACTATTTAAAGGTAGCATCTATATCTCAAAGCCGGTTTTGGGCTTATTTTCCAATGAGGTTTATTGGAGGGGTTCTGGAAAAGCGAGTGGGTATTTTATCCTTGTCTCCAAGCTTTTTCACCATCTTGTCTGCCAGGTCGAGCGAAAAGTCAGATGTTATTGTCAACTGCTCGCCGCGGTAAACGTCCTGAAGGATTTGGCCGAAGAAGTCTATCAACAAGGTCTTTATCTGTGGGTCAAAATCCCTGGACTTGATTTCAGCAATCATCTCGGAATAGGTCAGGGTTCTGGATATCTGGAATTTTATCTCAAGGAACTGCCGGATAATGTAGCTGATGCCAATTACTTTTTTGCGCTCATCGCCAAGTTTTGACACTTTTTTGAGGTTGTCTGAGGTAAGATTTTTGAGCCGGGTTTTCTCGTCGGGGGTTCTTGATAAAAATGATAGCCAGCCGCCCCCCATCTTTGGCTTTGCATCACCTGCGGAAGCTTTTTCTGGTGTGTTTTCTGTTAGCTTGAACGCATCTTTTATCCTAAGGGAGGGCAGGTCCAGCATAATCTCCTGTTCTGCTGATTTAAGGCCGTTTTCATTTACATTTTGTCCTGGAGCCGGAGAAACCACTTCTTGGACCGGAGCAAGAGTGGCCTGAGTGGGAGTTTGCGCATCCGCACCTGCCGGATTGTGGCGGTGTGCTGCCCAGAGCTCTTTGAGGTATCTTTGCTGCTCCACCTGTACTTCGATAATCTTTCTCAGGAGCTGGTTTGTGCTGTATTTTTTAAGGTCGTCTGGAGAAAGCTCTTTGATGTTTTCAGGTGATTTTGTCTGAAATGGGTCCGACGCCTGAGTGGCTGTGTTCTGCACTGAACTTGCCGTTTCCTTTTTTTCGGGGTTTTCTGTACCCCGCTGGCTTTCGGTAGGCACTTCCGAAGACTCGCCAATTTTGCGGAAGATTTCGGAGTACTTGTCAAGCTGCCCTGCACTTGCGTCGAGGTTTTTCATATAAGTGTCCATTATCTCGTCAGAGTGCTCGTTTTCGATATTGTTGAGATGGGTTATGGTTTCCGAAATTTCCTTTTTCATTTCCTGCAGGAGCTTGACGGTGCACGCTTCTTCAATAAGCTCCTTTTTACCTTCTATATGGCTCTCCCTGAAATCTATGAACTCTCCGCTCTTTCCGATTTCAGCAGCCCTCTTAAGCTCCTTGTCGAGAGCTTCGTCAAGCTCTTTTTGTATCCTTTCCAGAAGGGCAATAAGCCGCGCCTCGACTTCGGTGGCGAACTTGCGGTTTCTGCCTATCGTCCTTTTTGGCGCACTGGAGTGATGAATGGTTTTTTTAGTAGGTCTTTTAGAAATTTTTCTTGAGGTATGATTTGGTTTTCTGGCTCTGGAAGTCTTCGCCATAATATATCATTTTAATATAGAAACTAGGGAAACTATTTTTCAGGGTATTACGCGGTACTTTGTTATTTCAAGCCCCCAGCCGATGAGGAGAATTATGCATGCCAAAAAAAGAAGGTAGAACTGCACGGAAATCACCTGGTTTTCCTGGTGGACCGCTTTGTCGATGGCTTCCTTTAACTCACTTGTTTGGGAAACCCGAAAGTAGCTTCCTCCGCTGATGTTTGCAACTTCCCTAAGCTCGTGCTCGTCGATAGAGGGGAATTTGGCTGCTGTGGCATTAAGGTCTTTTAGCTCTTCTGGAACCTCTGCGGTTTCATTTATATCCTTTCCAATGCCAATAGATACCACCCTTATCTGCTTTTCAAGGAGAGTATCATAAGTTTTGTTTACTTCAAGCCCCCGGTTGTTTCTTCCGTCGGTTATAAGCAGGATTGTCTTGTTGTTGGTACTGTTTGCAAGGAGAACCGAAGAGACTATCAGGGCTTCACCTATAGAGGTTCCTGCAGAGTCATCTGCCTGGAGGGAAAGGATTACCTCGTTAAGCTTTTCTGAGTCCTTTGTAAGCCCCGTTTGTATATGGGTTTCACCTGAAAATGTGACTACCCCAAAGCTTCCCATGCCGTTTTCCTTTACGAATTCCAGCACTGCAAAGCGCGTGGCCTCGAGCCGGTTTGGCTTAATGTCCGGCGTAAGCATGCTTGAGGAAGTGTCTATTGTGATAATGTAGTCTGTGTCAGAAGAAGGCAGGGAAACTATCATTTTCGGGGCAGACAGGGCAAGGATTATGAGCAGGATCGCAAGAATGCGAAGGAATAGGGGTATTATGGAGTAAGATAGGAAGTTTTTTCCTGCTACTTTTCTTAGAGTTTCGAAATTTCCGAACTTTATCGCCCTTCTTTTGGAAAGCTTTCTCGAAAGGAAGTATAGGGCAATCACAATTGAAACGAGCGCTATCAGAAGGTCGGAGTGCTCGAGAGTAAACGAAATCTCCATAATATTCCTAGTATCCTTCAATAAACTTGAGATATTTGATTGTTGGGTCGGCAAAACACTCATTTGTAAATATCTTTATAAATCCAGATCCCGAACCTACAAAGGTTTCTTCAACTTTTTTTGACTGCTCTTTTGCCTCTGCCTCGAACCTGGACCTTATCTTGTCTGCATTGACTGTCATGGTGGTGTTTGAGTATGGGTCAAGAAGGGATATGTATCCAATTCCTGGAGGGATCTTTTCATCCCGGGGGTCGCGCAGCATGAATCCAAACACCCGGTTGAATTTTGCCGCGCACATATTGACCTGGTCGTCAAAGTCTCCGCACCCCAAAAAGTCGGATATTATGAAGAGGGCGGTCCTTTCGGGGACATTGTTTATCATGGTGGTCAGGGCATCAGCAAGGTTGCACTTTCCGCCATAATTTTTTTCGTCAGTTAGGGACCTTATTATCTGGAAGTACTGGTCTTG is part of the Candidatus Aenigmatarchaeota archaeon genome and harbors:
- a CDS encoding VWA domain-containing protein — protein: MEISFTLEHSDLLIALVSIVIALYFLSRKLSKRRAIKFGNFETLRKVAGKNFLSYSIIPLFLRILAILLIILALSAPKMIVSLPSSDTDYIITIDTSSSMLTPDIKPNRLEATRFAVLEFVKENGMGSFGVVTFSGETHIQTGLTKDSEKLNEVILSLQADDSAGTSIGEALIVSSVLLANSTNNKTILLITDGRNNRGLEVNKTYDTLLEKQIRVVSIGIGKDINETAEVPEELKDLNATAAKFPSIDEHELREVANISGGSYFRVSQTSELKEAIDKAVHQENQVISVQFYLLFLACIILLIGWGLEITKYRVIP
- a CDS encoding DUF58 domain-containing protein; protein product: MIEVYDLVDEVNKNARGFVELFTYLLKYRILFRGSGLEFAGLREYVPGEDDASRIEWKASLKGQKIYIKQYEEEKDLNIFLLVDTSSSMLFGTQEKLKSEYASILAATIAFAGIEVGDKVGLAMFNDGVVTFHEPSQGQDQYFQIIRSLTDEKNYGGKCNLADALTTMINNVPERTALFIISDFLGCGDFDDQVNMCAAKFNRVFGFMLRDPRDEKIPPGIGYISLLDPYSNTTMTVNADKIRSRFEAEAKEQSKKVEETFVGSGSGFIKIFTNECFADPTIKYLKFIEGY